The Peribacillus sp. FSL E2-0218 genome contains a region encoding:
- a CDS encoding VanZ family protein — MKKALKLVLTLLPFLYMIAIWIMSGNPDDMILDLPSSSIDRFIKEALHLVEFALLFILFVSALAANQKLKPGLSLLAALVACLYGVLDEYHQSFIPYRSATLIDIIKDIIGVAAVYFHVQYHYFKHERGFLTIIEKATAKK, encoded by the coding sequence ATGAAAAAAGCCCTTAAACTCGTGTTAACCTTACTGCCTTTTCTATATATGATTGCGATCTGGATCATGTCAGGCAACCCCGATGACATGATTCTTGACCTCCCATCATCGTCGATTGACCGATTTATAAAAGAGGCGCTTCATCTTGTGGAATTCGCCCTTTTGTTCATATTATTCGTATCGGCCCTTGCCGCAAACCAAAAACTGAAACCAGGCCTAAGCTTGCTGGCTGCCCTTGTAGCATGCCTCTACGGAGTCTTGGATGAATACCATCAATCCTTCATTCCGTACCGCTCAGCAACCTTAATAGATATAATAAAAGATATCATTGGAGTGGCTGCTGTCTATTTCCATGTCCAATATCATTATTTCAAGCATGAACGGGGCTTTTTGACCATCATCGAAAAAGCGACCGCAAAAAAATGA